Genomic segment of Candidatus Flexicrinis affinis:
ATCCTGCGCGCGGCGACCCGCGTGCCCGATCACGGCAAGCTGGCCCCGTGGCGCATTCACGTGGTTCGCGGGGAAGCGCAGCACACGCTGGGGAAGGAGTGGGCCGCAATTTTTGAGCGCGACCATCCCGATGCCAGCGATGAGCTCATCGAATCCGAGGCCGGGCGCCCGGCCCGTGCCCCGTTGCTGCTGATCGTCAGTACGCGCATCGAGAACGTGCAGCGAATTCCCCGCTTTGAGCAGCTTCTATCCGGCGCGGGAGTGTGCCTGAACGCGATTCACGCGGCCAACGCGCTCGGCTTTTTCACGACGTGGATCACCGATTGGCCGTCGTATCACCCGGACGTGAAGGCCGGCCTGGGTATTCCGGAGAGCGACGAGATTATCGGGCTGATCTACGTTGGCAGCGCGCTTCAGCCGACCGACGAACGCCCGCGACCGGCGCTTGAGGACATCGTGAGCTATCTGTAAACAGAACAGGCCGGTCGCGCGACCGGCCTGTTGCTTTGTTCAAGACGGCGCTGCTTATGTGTCTTTGAGCAGCGGGGCGCAGCACAGCACGAGCTGTTTGGCGGCGCGCACCTCATCGAGGCGAGAAACCGGCGTCTTGTGCGGCGCACTGAGCAGCAGCTCCGGGTTCTCCTTGGCTTCCTGCGCGATCTTCTTCATCGCTGCGATGAACTGATCGAGTGTTTCCTTCGTCTCCGTCTCGGTCGGTTCGATCAACAGCGCCTCGGGAACAATTAGCGGGAAGTAGTTGGTGGGCGGATGATAGCCGTAGTCCATCAACCGCTTGCTGATATCCAGCGCGTGGACCTTTTCCACGCCTTCAAAGTGGCCCTCGATCACGAACTCGTGCCCGCAGGCGCGATCGTACGGCACGGTGTACGTGTCGCTAAGCCCAACGCGGATGTAGTTCGCGTTCAGTACGGCGTGGCGCGACACCTGATGCAGACCTTCGCCGCCATACGCCCGGATGTAGGAATAGGCGCGGGTGTGCATGCCGAAGTTCCCGTGGAACGCCTTGAGCCGGCCAATCGACTTCTCTGGCGTGACGAACCCGTACAGCGGGGCTTCCTCGTCTGTTCCCGGCTCGACTATGTCGACGTGCGGGGCAGGTAAGAACGGCTTGAGCTTCTCGTTGACGCCGACCGCACCCGATCCGGGGCCGCCGCCGCCGTGGGGCGTGCTGAACGTCTTGTGCAAGTTGTAGTGCATGACGTCAAAGCCGAGCGCGCCGGGCTTGACCACGCCCATCAGCGCGTTCATGTTGGCACCGTCCATGTACATCAAGCCACCTGCGTTGTGGACAAGCTCGACGATCTTGAGGATGCCGCGCTCGAACAGACCAAGTGTACTGGGTACGGTGATCATCATGCCGGCGATGTTGTCGCGCTCCGGCCCTTCGCAGACCTTCTTCAGCGCCTCAATGTCGACGTCGCCTTTGTCGTCCGCCGGCAGTTCGATCACGCTCAACCCGGCCATCGTGACGGTGGCGGGGTTGGTCCCGTGCGCGCTGTCCGGGACGAGGATCTTCGTCCGCTGCGGCTCGCCGCGGTCGATGTGATATTTCCGGATCATCAGGATGCCGGCGAATTCGCCATGCGCGCCCGCCGCCGGGTGCAAGCTCACGGCGTTCAGTCCGCTGACTTCGGCCAGCCACTGCTGTAGCTGGTACATTAGCGCAAGCGCGCCTTGCGCGCCTGCCTCGTCCGTCAGCGGATGCAGGCCGGCGAACCCCTCGTAGCGCGCCACGTCTTCGTTGATCTTCGGGTTGTACTTCATTGTACAACTGCCGAGGGGATAAAAGCCTTTGTCGATGGCGTAGTTCAACTGGCTTAGCCGCACGAAATGACGGATGACCTCCAGCT
This window contains:
- a CDS encoding nitroreductase, with the translated sequence MTEPICKPRLDAVLDYLLTRRSLPTAKMTGPGPDDAELELILRAATRVPDHGKLAPWRIHVVRGEAQHTLGKEWAAIFERDHPDASDELIESEAGRPARAPLLLIVSTRIENVQRIPRFEQLLSGAGVCLNAIHAANALGFFTTWITDWPSYHPDVKAGLGIPESDEIIGLIYVGSALQPTDERPRPALEDIVSYL
- the gcvPB gene encoding aminomethyl-transferring glycine dehydrogenase subunit GcvPB; translation: MTHEPTIYELSQPGRIGTNLPSLDVPKSDPLPADMLRTELMLPEVSELEVIRHFVRLSQLNYAIDKGFYPLGSCTMKYNPKINEDVARYEGFAGLHPLTDEAGAQGALALMYQLQQWLAEVSGLNAVSLHPAAGAHGEFAGILMIRKYHIDRGEPQRTKILVPDSAHGTNPATVTMAGLSVIELPADDKGDVDIEALKKVCEGPERDNIAGMMITVPSTLGLFERGILKIVELVHNAGGLMYMDGANMNALMGVVKPGALGFDVMHYNLHKTFSTPHGGGGPGSGAVGVNEKLKPFLPAPHVDIVEPGTDEEAPLYGFVTPEKSIGRLKAFHGNFGMHTRAYSYIRAYGGEGLHQVSRHAVLNANYIRVGLSDTYTVPYDRACGHEFVIEGHFEGVEKVHALDISKRLMDYGYHPPTNYFPLIVPEALLIEPTETETKETLDQFIAAMKKIAQEAKENPELLLSAPHKTPVSRLDEVRAAKQLVLCCAPLLKDT